In Zobellia roscoffensis, the following are encoded in one genomic region:
- a CDS encoding (Fe-S)-binding protein, which yields MEYLPNIIFLVVLIAGIGFFTKNVKRLSRNIKLGRDVDVSDNTSQRWKNMAKIALGQTKMVVRPIAGFLHIIVYVGFIIINIEVVEIILDGLLGTHRLFAPLGTVYDILIGSFEILAFLVIVAVTIFWVRRNIIRIKRFIKPEMTGWPKNDGNLILYIELVLMALFLTMNGADYQLQQMGAAHYTEAGMFPVSQFIAPLFDGMTMSSLITLERTTWWLHIIGILCFLNYLYYSKHLHILLAFPNTYYGKLAPKGQFKNLDAVTAEVKLMMDPSADPFAAPAEDEAAEPAKFGASDVMDLSWVQLLNSYTCTECGRCTDECPANQTGKKLSPRKIMMDTRDRLEEVGKNIDANKGQFVDDGKQLLDGYISREELWACTTCNACVQACPVSIDPLSIIMDMRQYLVMEESAAPTDLNNMMGNVENNGAPWPFNQMDRLNWAKEE from the coding sequence ATGGAATACCTGCCAAATATTATTTTTTTAGTCGTACTGATAGCCGGTATCGGCTTTTTTACAAAAAATGTAAAGCGCCTATCAAGAAACATTAAACTAGGTAGAGATGTTGACGTTTCTGATAATACGAGTCAACGATGGAAAAATATGGCGAAAATAGCCTTGGGTCAAACTAAAATGGTTGTTCGTCCTATAGCGGGCTTTCTACATATTATAGTTTACGTTGGTTTTATCATTATTAACATTGAAGTCGTAGAAATTATTTTAGATGGACTTTTAGGTACACATCGTCTTTTTGCCCCACTCGGAACGGTTTATGATATTCTAATTGGGTCTTTTGAGATACTAGCGTTTTTAGTTATTGTAGCGGTTACTATTTTTTGGGTACGAAGGAATATCATCCGTATCAAAAGGTTTATAAAACCAGAAATGACCGGTTGGCCAAAAAATGACGGAAATCTAATTCTGTATATAGAATTGGTACTGATGGCGTTGTTCTTAACCATGAACGGAGCTGATTATCAACTACAGCAAATGGGTGCTGCTCATTATACAGAGGCGGGAATGTTTCCCGTAAGTCAGTTTATAGCACCACTTTTTGATGGTATGACAATGAGTTCTTTAATTACTCTAGAGAGAACAACTTGGTGGTTACATATAATTGGTATTCTCTGTTTTTTGAATTATTTATACTATTCAAAACACTTGCACATACTTTTAGCTTTTCCTAATACATACTACGGTAAGTTGGCGCCAAAGGGACAATTTAAAAATTTAGATGCCGTAACGGCAGAAGTAAAACTAATGATGGACCCATCTGCAGACCCTTTTGCCGCTCCTGCGGAAGATGAAGCTGCAGAACCTGCTAAATTTGGTGCTTCGGATGTTATGGATTTGAGTTGGGTACAACTTTTAAATTCGTATACCTGTACAGAGTGTGGTCGTTGTACAGATGAATGTCCTGCAAACCAGACCGGAAAAAAGTTATCTCCACGAAAGATAATGATGGATACCAGAGATAGACTTGAGGAGGTCGGTAAAAATATTGATGCTAATAAAGGGCAGTTCGTAGATGATGGAAAACAGTTATTAGATGGCTATATCTCTAGAGAAGAACTTTGGGCTTGTACTACCTGTAATGCTTGTGTTCAGGCGTGCCCTGTGAGTATTGACCCACTTTCTATTATTATGGATATGCGACAGTATTTGGTAATGGAAGAGTCCGCAGCACCTACAGATTTAAATAATATGATGGGTAATGTAGAGAATAATGGTGCTCCGTGGCCTTTTAACCAAATGGACCGATTAAATTGGGCCAAGGAAGAATAA
- a CDS encoding (Fe-S)-binding protein: MANELKVPTMAELFAAGQKPEVLFWVGCAGSFDDRAKKITKAFVQLLNRAKVSFAVLGTEESCTGDPAKRSGNEFLFQMQAVTNIEVMNAYGINKIVTACPHCFNTIKNEYPGLGGHYEVVHHTQFLKTLFDDKRITLEGGQFKGKRITYHDPCYLGRANNVYEAPRDLIRKLDAELIEMKSCKEKGLCCGAGGAQMFKEPEKGDKDVNIERTEQAMETQPEIIAAGCPFCNTMMTDGVKNKEKEGAIAVMDIAELMASAGDL, from the coding sequence ATGGCGAACGAATTAAAAGTTCCAACAATGGCAGAGCTTTTTGCTGCAGGTCAAAAACCAGAAGTTTTATTTTGGGTTGGTTGCGCGGGAAGTTTTGATGATAGGGCAAAGAAAATAACTAAGGCATTTGTTCAATTATTGAATAGAGCCAAGGTTTCTTTTGCGGTTTTAGGAACAGAAGAAAGCTGTACCGGAGACCCTGCAAAAAGATCAGGTAACGAATTTCTTTTTCAAATGCAGGCAGTTACCAATATAGAGGTGATGAATGCCTACGGAATAAATAAAATTGTAACGGCTTGTCCGCATTGTTTCAATACTATTAAAAATGAATATCCAGGCCTTGGAGGTCATTATGAGGTAGTTCATCACACGCAATTTTTAAAAACGCTTTTTGATGATAAAAGAATTACATTGGAAGGTGGTCAATTCAAGGGCAAACGTATTACATATCACGATCCTTGTTATTTAGGTAGAGCAAATAATGTTTATGAGGCTCCTAGGGATTTGATTCGTAAACTGGATGCCGAGCTTATCGAAATGAAAAGCTGTAAAGAGAAAGGTTTGTGTTGTGGTGCAGGTGGAGCGCAAATGTTCAAAGAACCGGAAAAAGGTGATAAGGATGTGAATATTGAGCGTACCGAACAGGCAATGGAAACCCAACCTGAAATAATTGCAGCAGGATGCCCATTTTGTAATACCATGATGACAGACGGCGTAAAGAACAAAGAAAAAGAAGGAGCTATTGCAGTTATGGATATAGCGGAGCTTATGGCTTCCGCCGGAGACTTGTAG
- a CDS encoding MlaD family protein: MKLSREIKTGIIVIGGILLFILGFSYLKSSPLFEDGKTVYAVYKEVGGLQVGTPVTINGFIVGNVTGVKFKDNSGSLIVELFIKSDFDFSKTSPAELYDTGIIGGKGIQVKPVFDGAPMAKSGDTLPSRIQLGLTQLVQKQLTPLQQKVEGAVTNADSLLMNVNEVLDDKAKRDLRETLSGLNSTVASFQKSADVLNRILSSNESRLNESLDNFQELTSNFAKLSDSLNNAGLGRTLANLESTMGNLNKLMANIENGNGTLGKLVKDEELYDNLNNASRELDLLLQDFRLNPKRYVNVSVFGKKQKEYELPEEDPANQLQPQPQQ, encoded by the coding sequence TTGAAACTATCCAGGGAAATAAAAACAGGAATCATCGTAATAGGCGGTATACTGTTGTTCATCTTAGGCTTTAGCTACTTAAAATCGTCGCCATTATTTGAAGATGGTAAAACTGTGTATGCTGTTTATAAGGAAGTTGGAGGACTCCAGGTAGGAACTCCAGTAACTATTAATGGTTTTATTGTAGGTAACGTAACGGGCGTTAAGTTCAAAGATAATAGTGGTAGTCTTATAGTAGAACTTTTTATTAAAAGTGATTTTGACTTTTCTAAGACTAGTCCAGCCGAGTTGTACGATACGGGTATAATAGGTGGTAAGGGTATACAAGTGAAACCAGTTTTTGACGGGGCTCCCATGGCTAAATCTGGTGATACTTTGCCTAGTAGAATTCAATTGGGACTAACACAATTGGTTCAAAAACAACTTACACCATTGCAGCAGAAGGTTGAAGGTGCAGTTACAAATGCCGACAGTTTGCTAATGAACGTTAATGAAGTTTTGGATGATAAGGCGAAAAGGGACTTAAGAGAAACTTTAAGCGGATTAAATAGCACAGTAGCCAGTTTTCAGAAGAGTGCAGATGTGCTCAATAGAATTTTGAGCAGTAATGAAAGTAGGTTAAATGAATCTTTAGATAATTTTCAAGAGCTGACTTCTAATTTTGCTAAATTATCCGATTCATTGAATAATGCTGGTTTGGGACGTACCCTAGCAAACTTAGAGTCTACCATGGGTAACTTGAATAAGTTAATGGCTAATATAGAAAACGGGAATGGTACATTAGGGAAACTTGTAAAAGATGAAGAGCTTTATGATAATCTGAATAATGCATCTAGAGAGTTAGATTTATTATTACAAGATTTTCGTTTAAACCCTAAGCGTTACGTTAATGTATCTGTTTTTGGTAAAAAGCAGAAGGAATACGAACTTCCCGAAGAGGATCCCGCTAATCAATTACAACCGCAACCGCAACAATAA